The nucleotide window CGGGAAATCGCTTTGCGCGAACGAGGATGACGTCGGGTATATCGAGGTTTTTAAATTCAAAGGGCATAGAATCAGGATGAGAGGATGACTGCGATGAACACTGGGGCTTGTCTCCAGCCCCTCGTCTTTACAAGATATCATCCACAAGCTGTGGGGCAAGCCCTATATAGGATTCAGGCGTTAGTTTTTTCAGATTTTTGAGGTCTGCCTGGGGGAGGTCGAGGGAGTTGAGAAAGTTGTTGAGATCATCATTTGTAATGTCTGTGCCCCGGGTGAGGTCTTTCATAAGCTCGTAGGCGTTTTCGTATCCGGCTTTTCGCATGACGGTTTGCACGGCCTCGCCGAGGATTTCCCAGGCGTTTTCGAGATCACTGGCAATGGCCTGTTTATCGATGGCGACCTTGCCCATACCATTCAGGATGGATTTCAGGGCGAGACACGCATGCCCGATGGCCGGGCCAATATTGCGACTGGCTGAGGAGTCGGACAGATCGCGCTGGAGGCGTGAGACGGGTAATTTGGTCGATAGGTGTTCGAGCAGGGCCGTGCTGATGCCCAGATTGGCTTCGGCATTTTCAAAGTCGATGGGATTGACTTTGTGGGGCATGGTCGAGGATCCGACTTCTGAAGCGACCGTTTTCTGGCGAAAATAGGATAGGGATATATAGGTCCACATGTCGCGGGCAAAGTCGAGCGAGATGGTGTTGAAGCGGATGATCATGTGAAAAATTTCAGCCATATAATCGTGCGATTCAATCTGCGTAGTGAGTGGATTGAATGTGAGACCGAGGCGCTGGACGAAATCGCGGGCGAGGTCGTGCCAGCGCACTTCGGGATAGGCCGCGATATGCGCGTTGTAATTGCCGGTGGCGCCATTGAATTTGCCCAGGTATTCGAGTTGTGTGGCCTGTTTGATTTGCCGCTGCCAGCGATAGACAAATACGGCGAGTTCTTTGCCCATTGTGGTCGGAGTGGCGGGTTGACCGTGTGTACGCGCGAGTACAGGAAGGTTTTTAGTATCTTGTGCGAGTTGTGAAGTAATATTTTTAACTTCCTGTGCCAGTGGGAGAAAGACATCTTTGATAGCGGATTTGAGCATGAGCGCGTGAGCGAGATTGCTGATGTCTTCAGAAGTGCAGCAAAAATGCACGGCTTCACATACGTCGGCGAGCGATGTTTCCTCAAGGCGTTCTCTGACATAGTATTCGACAGATTTAACATCGTGATTGGTGACTCTTTCGATTGCGACAACGCGCTGGGCCTGCTGTTCGTCGAAAGTATCTATCCATGACTTCAATATCTGGTGTTCGGCATCGGTGAATGTGCGGACGTGTGTGAGTGCGGGATGCTCTGATTGGAAGCGCAACCATTCGATTTCGATCTGTACGCGATAGGCTATTAGCGCAAAATGCGAGAGACAGGGAACGAGATCTGTCAAGCGGCTCGTGTAGCGATTGTCGAGGGGAGAGAGTGCGGTGAGGGTCATGGGGATTCCGTTGGCGAAAGGTCAGTGGTCAGCAGTCAGTGGTAAACTTATCGAATATAGTTACATTTTACAAATTTTTTTTCGATATGCCTATCTGCCTGCTCCGGCAAATTTGGGATCAGGGCCGATGGAAAATTTTTTTTTGGATATTCTTAAAAAAGTTATTATACTTGGCGTTGTCGTGAAACTAATTTCCAAACGCTTGTAGTTCAGGTTTAAGTATGAAATTTTACACAAACGTTTGTATAATCTGAACTTATTACACAATCGAAAATTGGCCGATGTGAAGTCACACATTGCATATGTGCATAATAAATGTCTATGTGCATATACTAATGATATTACTTGAGTTAGTATTGGAAATTAGTTGTTAAAACGCTGTAGTTTCAGGTTTAAGTATGAAATTTTACACAAACGTTTGTATAATCTGAACTTATTGCACAATCGAAAATTGGCTGATGTGAAGTCACACACGTTAGACAGACTGACTTGCCCATGCGGGTGCAAGCAGAAAAACTCGAACACCAATGAGAGGGAGAAAACTATGCGTCAACACATTCTATCAATCCTATCACTCATCGCGCTTTCGATTTACCCTTTGTCTCTATCTTCACAGAATAGCTTTTCCCCGTCGCTGGATATGAATACTGCGTCTGGAAATC belongs to Gemmatimonadota bacterium and includes:
- the purB gene encoding adenylosuccinate lyase, encoding MTLTALSPLDNRYTSRLTDLVPCLSHFALIAYRVQIEIEWLRFQSEHPALTHVRTFTDAEHQILKSWIDTFDEQQAQRVVAIERVTNHDVKSVEYYVRERLEETSLADVCEAVHFCCTSEDISNLAHALMLKSAIKDVFLPLAQEVKNITSQLAQDTKNLPVLARTHGQPATPTTMGKELAVFVYRWQRQIKQATQLEYLGKFNGATGNYNAHIAAYPEVRWHDLARDFVQRLGLTFNPLTTQIESHDYMAEIFHMIIRFNTISLDFARDMWTYISLSYFRQKTVASEVGSSTMPHKVNPIDFENAEANLGISTALLEHLSTKLPVSRLQRDLSDSSASRNIGPAIGHACLALKSILNGMGKVAIDKQAIASDLENAWEILGEAVQTVMRKAGYENAYELMKDLTRGTDITNDDLNNFLNSLDLPQADLKNLKKLTPESYIGLAPQLVDDIL